A genomic window from Cupriavidus metallidurans CH34 includes:
- a CDS encoding cytochrome oxidase small assembly protein produces MQPSETSPSPQDRKAAQRAANRRLGWILLSIVVVFFLGFFAKMVFLGG; encoded by the coding sequence ATGCAGCCCTCGGAAACAAGCCCATCGCCGCAGGATCGCAAGGCCGCCCAGCGGGCCGCCAACCGCCGTCTTGGCTGGATATTGCTCTCGATCGTGGTGGTCTTCTTTCTGGGATTCTTTGCCAAGATGGTGTTCCTTGGCGGCTGA
- a CDS encoding cytochrome c oxidase assembly protein: MDGQDKAIEKRFNRGMMLRLLVVVTLMFGFGYALVPLYKAICEVTGINVLTTRDLYGGSALKNSQVDTSRTITVEFDSNARGPFAFRPVKHSMEVHPGELTTIVYEVANGQSRDISAQAIPSYAPKQATEYFKKIECFCFKQQTLKSKEAREMPVVFVIDPKLPKDVKTITLSYTFFEVGTPVAQAPQDEQASVQKGS, from the coding sequence GTGGACGGGCAGGACAAGGCAATCGAGAAGCGTTTCAACCGCGGGATGATGTTGCGCCTGCTGGTGGTGGTGACGCTGATGTTCGGCTTTGGCTACGCGCTGGTGCCGCTGTACAAGGCGATCTGCGAGGTTACGGGCATCAATGTGCTGACCACGCGCGATCTGTATGGCGGGTCGGCGTTGAAGAACTCGCAGGTGGACACGAGCCGCACGATCACGGTCGAGTTCGATTCCAACGCGCGCGGGCCGTTCGCATTCCGGCCGGTGAAGCATTCGATGGAAGTGCATCCGGGCGAACTGACGACGATCGTGTACGAGGTGGCCAACGGGCAATCGCGGGACATCTCCGCGCAGGCGATTCCGAGCTACGCGCCGAAGCAGGCCACCGAGTACTTCAAGAAGATCGAGTGCTTCTGCTTCAAGCAGCAGACGCTCAAGTCGAAGGAGGCGCGCGAGATGCCGGTGGTGTTCGTGATCGACCCGAAGCTGCCTAAGGACGTGAAGACCATCACGCTGTCGTACACGTTCTTCGAGGTGGGCACGCCGGTGGCGCAGGCGCCGCAGGATGAGCAGGCCTCGGTGCAGAAGGGGAGCTGA
- a CDS encoding DUF2970 domain-containing protein: MTNRDDSVDPVHRKASFAQTVRAVLWSFIGLRKGSEHESDMARLNPVHVIIAGLIAAAVFVTVLILVVRTVVSQS; the protein is encoded by the coding sequence ATGACCAACCGCGACGATTCGGTGGATCCGGTGCATCGCAAGGCGTCCTTCGCGCAGACGGTGCGCGCGGTGCTGTGGTCGTTTATCGGGCTGCGCAAGGGGTCGGAGCATGAGTCCGATATGGCGCGGCTGAACCCGGTGCACGTGATCATCGCCGGGCTGATCGCGGCGGCAGTGTTCGTGACGGTGCTGATCCTGGTGGTGCGCACCGTGGTGAGTCAGTCGTAG
- a CDS encoding cytochrome c oxidase subunit 3, whose protein sequence is MSANRANAPYYFVPGPSRHPITAAFGLLMTGAGAAGWVNGQPWAPYLCGFGLLWFLFVLKSWFGDAIRESEGGMYGKNIDTSFRWSMGWFIFSEVMFFAAFFGALFYARTIAMPWLGDLNNKIIWPDFAAVWPNMGPAGTVEDFQTMGPWPIPTINTALLLTSGVTLTWAHHALLAGKRSQLIQGLVLTILLGAIFMCLQAYEYMHAYSELNLKLTSGVYGSTFFLLTGFHGFHVTMGAIMLTVVLIRVLKGHFTPEHHFAFEGAAWYWHFVDVVWLGLYVVVYWL, encoded by the coding sequence ATGAGTGCGAATCGCGCAAACGCCCCGTACTACTTCGTGCCGGGCCCGTCGCGCCATCCGATCACGGCGGCATTCGGCCTGCTGATGACCGGCGCGGGAGCCGCGGGTTGGGTCAACGGGCAGCCGTGGGCGCCGTACCTGTGCGGCTTCGGCCTGTTGTGGTTCCTCTTCGTGCTCAAGAGCTGGTTCGGTGACGCCATCCGCGAATCCGAAGGCGGCATGTACGGCAAGAACATCGACACCTCGTTCCGCTGGTCGATGGGCTGGTTCATCTTCTCCGAAGTGATGTTCTTCGCGGCGTTCTTCGGCGCCCTGTTCTACGCGCGCACCATCGCCATGCCGTGGCTGGGCGACCTGAACAACAAGATCATCTGGCCGGACTTCGCGGCCGTGTGGCCGAACATGGGCCCTGCCGGCACCGTGGAAGACTTCCAGACGATGGGCCCGTGGCCGATCCCGACCATCAACACGGCGCTGCTGCTGACCTCGGGCGTCACGCTGACCTGGGCGCACCACGCGCTGCTGGCCGGCAAGCGCAGCCAGCTGATTCAGGGCCTGGTCCTGACGATCCTGCTGGGCGCGATCTTCATGTGCCTGCAGGCCTACGAGTACATGCACGCCTACAGCGAACTGAACCTGAAGCTGACCTCGGGTGTCTATGGTTCGACGTTCTTCCTGCTCACGGGATTCCACGGCTTTCACGTGACGATGGGCGCGATCATGCTGACGGTGGTGCTGATCCGCGTGCTGAAGGGCCATTTCACGCCGGAGCATCACTTCGCATTCGAAGGTGCAGCCTGGTACTGGCACTTCGTGGACGTGGTCTGGCTGGGCCTGTACGTGGTGGTCTACTGGCTGTAA
- a CDS encoding twin transmembrane helix small protein produces MRFVILVAFILIIGSLASALFFMMRDRGRTPNMMRSLMFRVGFSVALFLFILFSHWMGWIQSTGIHTSP; encoded by the coding sequence ATGCGCTTCGTCATCCTTGTCGCCTTCATCCTGATCATTGGCAGCCTGGCCTCCGCGCTGTTCTTCATGATGCGCGACCGTGGCCGCACGCCCAACATGATGCGTTCGCTGATGTTCCGCGTCGGCTTCTCGGTGGCGCTGTTCCTGTTCATCCTGTTCTCGCACTGGATGGGCTGGATCCAGAGCACGGGCATCCATACGTCGCCCTGA
- a CDS encoding SURF1 family protein, with amino-acid sequence MTTRTLWRSPGTVPMVAALVVIVVTCALGNWQLRRAHEKIDRAERLATLAKQAPVELRAGQTDAAQLVERRVRARGTFDADKTVLLDNRPHGNGTDSRAGFLVLTPLRLTDGGSVLVMRGWLPRDAQDRTRIAPFPTPTGEVTVEGTALAAVPRVYSLGQDASAEAGRKIRQNIDLAAFSHEIGASLLPVVVEQSGDAGDGLARDWAPADFGADRHYGYATQWFGLAVLTLVLVAVLGWRRARLDRADGNGNL; translated from the coding sequence GTGACGACCCGCACGCTCTGGCGTTCGCCGGGCACGGTGCCAATGGTGGCGGCGCTCGTGGTGATCGTCGTCACCTGCGCGCTCGGCAACTGGCAACTGCGCCGCGCGCATGAAAAGATCGACCGTGCGGAGCGGCTGGCCACGCTGGCGAAGCAGGCGCCCGTCGAACTGCGCGCGGGCCAGACCGATGCCGCACAACTGGTCGAGCGCCGCGTGCGCGCGCGCGGCACGTTCGACGCGGACAAGACAGTGCTGCTCGACAATCGTCCGCACGGCAACGGTACTGACAGCCGTGCGGGGTTCCTCGTGCTCACGCCGTTGCGCCTCACGGACGGTGGCAGCGTGCTGGTGATGCGTGGCTGGCTGCCTCGCGACGCGCAGGACCGCACGCGCATCGCGCCGTTCCCGACGCCCACGGGGGAAGTCACTGTCGAAGGCACCGCGCTGGCCGCTGTGCCGCGCGTCTACAGCCTCGGGCAGGATGCTTCCGCGGAGGCCGGACGCAAGATCCGTCAGAATATCGACCTTGCCGCTTTTTCTCATGAGATCGGGGCGTCACTCCTGCCGGTGGTGGTAGAACAATCGGGCGATGCCGGAGATGGACTGGCCCGCGATTGGGCCCCGGCCGATTTCGGCGCGGACCGGCATTACGGGTACGCTACCCAGTGGTTCGGGCTGGCCGTGTTGACGCTGGTGCTGGTGGCCGTCCTCGGCTGGCGGCGCGCCCGGCTGGACCGGGCAGACGGCAATGGAAACCTATAA
- a CDS encoding SCO family protein, with protein MNAQTNAMPQPDPTASPDPRIDARTRRGRLQMLMLLLVCASPVLFSYFTYYVIKPTGGSTNYGVLIDPQRPMPPVQVTNERNESVPLASMRGKWLMVMTDPSACDETCAKKLFTVRQIRVGQGEDRERIVPVWLIQDRGDVDDRLAAAYNEPYAGVRFLRMDRATIAQWLPAEDGARVEDAIYLVDPLGNLMMRWPKDPDPKKISSDLKKLLKYSRIG; from the coding sequence ATGAACGCACAGACGAACGCCATGCCGCAGCCAGATCCCACGGCTTCGCCGGACCCCCGCATCGACGCGCGCACGCGCCGCGGCCGCCTGCAGATGCTGATGCTGCTGCTGGTCTGCGCATCGCCCGTACTCTTTTCGTACTTCACGTACTACGTGATCAAGCCGACCGGCGGCAGCACTAACTACGGCGTGCTGATCGACCCGCAACGGCCCATGCCGCCCGTGCAGGTGACCAATGAGCGCAACGAGTCGGTGCCGCTCGCGTCCATGCGCGGCAAGTGGCTGATGGTGATGACCGACCCGTCCGCCTGCGACGAGACCTGCGCGAAGAAACTGTTCACGGTGCGCCAGATCCGCGTCGGACAGGGCGAGGACCGCGAGCGGATCGTGCCTGTCTGGCTGATCCAGGACCGGGGCGATGTGGACGACCGGCTCGCCGCCGCCTACAACGAACCTTATGCGGGCGTGCGTTTCCTGCGCATGGACCGGGCCACGATTGCCCAATGGCTGCCGGCCGAGGACGGCGCGCGCGTCGAGGATGCGATTTACCTGGTCGATCCGCTCGGCAACCTGATGATGCGCTGGCCGAAGGACCCCGACCCCAAGAAGATCAGCAGCGACCTGAAGAAGCTGCTGAAGTATTCCCGTATTGGCTGA
- a CDS encoding COX15/CtaA family protein, which produces MLLQLAIIGILIALLPLSYVMVRGDRDKYRRLVWITAFLTLDLIMFGSFTRLTDSGLGCPDWPGCYGHSNPHAAMEPIRAAETALPSGPVTLMKAWIEMIHRYFAMAVGVLIISLMVLAWVKRRELKQSPWFATGVFLLVCLQGAFGMWTVTMKLQPIIVVTHLLLAMALLASLILLGSRNEPPHVVAPQAASLRWAGLLALVLLVVQIFLGGWVSTNYAVLACTDFPLCNGQLVPEMDFRHGFTLWRQLGMTADGDYIPHAALVAIHWVHRGFAFVVLGFLLWFALRARRMEGLARHARWLLVVLTLQLCTGMSNIVFDWPLVAAVAHNGGAALLLMLLLRLNYNIGLATRSAGAATQPSIAARAT; this is translated from the coding sequence ATGCTGCTTCAGTTGGCCATCATTGGCATCCTGATTGCGCTGCTGCCCCTGTCCTACGTGATGGTGCGCGGCGATCGCGACAAATATCGCAGACTCGTCTGGATCACGGCGTTCCTGACGCTGGACCTGATCATGTTCGGCAGCTTTACCCGGCTGACCGACTCCGGCCTTGGCTGCCCCGACTGGCCCGGCTGCTACGGCCACTCGAACCCGCACGCGGCGATGGAGCCGATTCGCGCGGCGGAAACGGCGCTCCCGAGCGGCCCGGTCACGCTGATGAAAGCGTGGATCGAGATGATCCATCGCTATTTCGCCATGGCGGTCGGTGTGCTGATCATCTCGCTGATGGTGCTGGCATGGGTCAAGCGCCGGGAACTGAAGCAGTCGCCGTGGTTCGCCACCGGCGTGTTCCTGCTGGTCTGCCTGCAGGGCGCGTTCGGCATGTGGACCGTGACGATGAAGCTGCAACCGATCATCGTCGTCACCCACCTGCTGCTGGCGATGGCGCTGCTGGCGTCGCTGATCCTGCTCGGGTCACGTAACGAACCGCCGCATGTCGTGGCGCCACAGGCGGCTTCGCTGCGCTGGGCCGGCCTGCTGGCCCTGGTGCTGCTGGTCGTCCAGATCTTCCTGGGCGGCTGGGTCAGCACCAACTACGCGGTGCTGGCCTGTACCGACTTTCCGCTCTGCAACGGCCAGCTCGTGCCAGAGATGGACTTCCGCCATGGCTTTACGCTGTGGCGCCAGCTGGGCATGACGGCCGACGGCGACTACATTCCGCACGCGGCGCTGGTGGCTATCCACTGGGTGCACCGTGGCTTCGCCTTCGTCGTGCTCGGTTTCCTGCTCTGGTTCGCGCTGCGCGCGCGCCGGATGGAAGGGCTGGCGCGGCATGCGCGGTGGTTGCTGGTCGTGCTGACGCTGCAGTTGTGCACCGGCATGTCGAACATCGTTTTCGACTGGCCGCTGGTCGCGGCGGTGGCCCATAACGGCGGAGCAGCCCTGCTGCTGATGTTGTTGCTCCGTCTCAACTACAATATCGGCCTCGCCACTCGCTCCGCCGGCGCCGCCACGCAACCCTCGATTGCCGCGCGCGCCACATGA
- the cyoE gene encoding heme o synthase yields MPPVVTATHSQSSVGRLRHLARQYAALTKPRVTQLAVFCAIIGMFLATPGMVPWSVLIGGAAGIWLLAGAAFAINCLVEQKIDALMRRTAWRPSATGEITTTQTLIFSAVLGGAGMWLLHVFANDLTMWLTFATFLGYAVVYTILLKPATPQNIVIGGLSGAMPPALGWSAVSGTVPAEAWFLVLIIFTWTPPHFWALALYRRADYAKSGLPMLPITHGERYTLLHILLYTLIMIAATLLPFVYGMSGYIYLVAALGLGLVFLGYAWKLYRNYSDGLAQRTFRYSILYLSLLFAVLLVDHYFKFVPQV; encoded by the coding sequence ATGCCCCCCGTGGTAACTGCTACCCACTCCCAATCCTCCGTGGGCCGATTACGCCATCTGGCCCGCCAATACGCCGCGCTGACCAAGCCGCGCGTGACCCAACTCGCCGTGTTCTGCGCCATCATCGGCATGTTCCTGGCCACGCCGGGCATGGTGCCGTGGTCGGTGCTGATCGGCGGCGCGGCCGGTATCTGGCTGCTGGCCGGCGCGGCTTTCGCCATCAACTGCCTGGTGGAACAGAAGATCGACGCGCTGATGCGCCGCACCGCGTGGCGCCCGTCGGCCACCGGCGAGATCACCACCACCCAGACGCTGATCTTCTCGGCCGTGCTGGGCGGTGCCGGCATGTGGCTGCTGCACGTCTTCGCCAACGACCTGACGATGTGGCTCACCTTCGCCACGTTCCTTGGCTACGCCGTGGTCTATACGATCCTTCTGAAGCCGGCGACGCCGCAGAACATCGTAATCGGTGGCCTGTCGGGCGCCATGCCCCCGGCGCTGGGCTGGTCCGCGGTATCGGGCACGGTGCCTGCCGAGGCCTGGTTCCTGGTGCTGATCATCTTCACCTGGACGCCGCCGCACTTCTGGGCGCTGGCTCTGTACCGCCGCGCTGACTACGCCAAGTCCGGCCTGCCGATGCTGCCGATCACGCACGGCGAGCGCTACACGCTGCTGCATATCCTGCTGTACACGCTGATCATGATCGCGGCCACGCTGCTGCCGTTCGTGTACGGTATGAGTGGCTACATCTACCTTGTGGCGGCACTGGGGCTGGGCCTGGTGTTCCTGGGCTATGCCTGGAAGCTGTACCGCAACTACTCCGACGGTCTCGCCCAGCGCACCTTCCGTTATTCGATCCTGTACCTGTCGCTGCTGTTTGCGGTGTTGCTTGTGGATCACTACTTCAAGTTCGTGCCGCAGGTCTGA
- a CDS encoding SCO family protein produces MSTSSQGLWAAFRRFWLLALCTALLAACGQPKPSFRNVDISGATEFGKDFALLDPTGKTRTLADFKGKVVLMFFGYTHCPDVCPTTMVELKQVMEQMGPDADKVQVLFVTVDPDRDTAALMAQYVPAFDSRFLGLRPADEAALKKVTKDFKVYYAKVPGSSPDNYTMDHSAGSYVFDQNGQLRLFIRHGQGPEPIAHDLKQLMS; encoded by the coding sequence ATGTCGACCTCTTCCCAGGGCCTTTGGGCCGCATTCCGCCGCTTTTGGCTGCTCGCGCTCTGCACGGCCCTGCTGGCCGCCTGCGGGCAGCCAAAGCCGTCCTTCCGCAACGTCGATATCTCGGGTGCCACCGAGTTCGGCAAGGACTTCGCGCTGCTGGATCCCACCGGCAAGACCCGCACGCTGGCCGATTTCAAGGGCAAGGTGGTGCTGATGTTCTTCGGCTACACCCATTGCCCGGACGTGTGCCCGACCACGATGGTGGAGCTCAAGCAGGTGATGGAGCAGATGGGGCCCGATGCGGACAAGGTGCAGGTGTTGTTCGTCACCGTCGATCCGGATCGCGATACGGCGGCGCTGATGGCCCAGTATGTGCCGGCCTTCGACTCGCGCTTCCTGGGCCTGCGCCCGGCCGACGAGGCCGCGCTCAAGAAGGTGACCAAGGACTTCAAGGTCTACTACGCCAAGGTGCCGGGTTCGTCGCCGGACAACTACACGATGGACCACTCGGCCGGCAGCTACGTGTTCGACCAGAACGGCCAGTTGCGGCTGTTCATCCGCCACGGCCAGGGGCCGGAGCCGATCGCGCATGACCTCAAGCAGTTGATGTCGTAA
- the rpoH gene encoding RNA polymerase sigma factor RpoH, with product MNAVLSADQTQVTRRLPTAPQNAAANAFALTFPGTLGNLDSYIQAVHRIPMLTPEEELSLARDLRDNDSVDAARRMVMSHLRLVVSIARQYLGYGLPHADLIQEGNIGLMKAVKRFDPEQGVRLVSYAMHWIKAEIHEYVLKNWRMVKVATTKAQRKLFFNLRSHKQGSHTFTPEQIEAVARELNVKPEEVMEMETRMSGGDMALEGQIEDGEEEFAPIAYLADNHNEPTQVLEAKRHDRLQVEGLEEALTKLDPRSRRIIEARWLDVNDDGSGGATLHELADEFGVSAERIRQIESAAMKKMKGALAAFA from the coding sequence GTGAACGCAGTCCTGTCTGCCGATCAAACCCAAGTTACCCGCCGTCTGCCCACGGCGCCCCAGAATGCCGCCGCGAATGCCTTCGCACTGACCTTCCCCGGCACACTGGGTAATCTGGACAGCTACATTCAGGCTGTCCACCGCATCCCGATGCTCACCCCCGAGGAAGAGCTCAGCCTGGCTCGCGACCTGCGCGACAACGACTCAGTCGATGCCGCCCGCCGCATGGTGATGTCGCACCTGCGTCTGGTGGTCTCCATTGCTCGCCAGTACCTGGGATACGGCTTGCCTCACGCCGACCTGATCCAGGAAGGCAACATCGGGCTGATGAAGGCCGTCAAGCGCTTCGACCCCGAACAGGGCGTGCGCCTGGTGTCGTACGCGATGCACTGGATCAAGGCCGAGATCCACGAATACGTGTTGAAGAACTGGCGCATGGTCAAGGTGGCCACCACCAAGGCCCAGCGCAAGCTGTTCTTCAACCTGCGCAGCCACAAGCAGGGCTCGCATACCTTCACGCCCGAGCAGATCGAAGCCGTTGCGCGCGAGCTCAACGTCAAGCCCGAGGAAGTGATGGAGATGGAAACCCGCATGTCGGGCGGCGATATGGCGCTGGAAGGCCAGATCGAGGACGGCGAGGAAGAGTTCGCGCCGATCGCCTACCTTGCGGATAACCACAACGAGCCGACGCAGGTGCTGGAAGCCAAGCGCCACGACCGTCTGCAGGTCGAGGGCCTGGAAGAGGCGCTGACGAAGCTGGACCCGCGCAGCCGCCGCATCATCGAGGCGCGCTGGCTCGACGTCAACGACGATGGCTCGGGCGGCGCCACGCTGCACGAACTGGCCGACGAGTTCGGTGTATCCGCCGAGCGGATTCGCCAGATCGAATCGGCGGCAATGAAGAAGATGAAGGGCGCGCTGGCGGCATTCGCCTGA
- a CDS encoding pirin family protein: MSAIEHLLKPHVRDIGEFTVRRLLPAATTQTVGPFIFFDHMGPVEMEPGAGMDVRPHPHIGLATVTYLFEGEIMHRDSLGSEQVIRPGDVNWMTAGRGITHSERSPDGARSAGPHLHGIQTWVALPKAHENDPPSFHHHPGATLPKLELPGVRMTVIAGDAFGAESPVRVYSRTLYVAIEMDAGASLVIPAEHVQRGIYPVDGNLEVDGETLPAEHLVVLVPGEPVTIKATMPSRVMLLGGDPTDGRRFIYWNFVASSKEAIEEAAQRWQDDQFPHVPGETERIPLPPRRP, translated from the coding sequence ATGTCTGCTATCGAACACTTGCTGAAGCCTCATGTGCGAGACATCGGCGAGTTCACCGTCCGCCGATTGCTGCCCGCCGCTACGACGCAAACGGTCGGGCCATTCATCTTCTTTGATCACATGGGGCCGGTGGAGATGGAGCCCGGCGCGGGCATGGATGTGCGTCCGCATCCTCATATCGGACTGGCGACAGTCACGTATCTGTTCGAAGGCGAGATCATGCATCGCGACAGCCTCGGCAGCGAGCAGGTGATTCGACCCGGTGACGTGAACTGGATGACTGCTGGGCGTGGCATCACGCACTCGGAGCGCTCGCCGGACGGCGCGCGCTCGGCCGGGCCGCATCTGCACGGCATCCAGACCTGGGTGGCCCTGCCGAAGGCGCATGAGAATGATCCGCCTTCGTTCCACCACCATCCGGGTGCTACGCTGCCCAAGCTCGAACTGCCAGGCGTGCGGATGACCGTCATCGCGGGCGATGCCTTCGGCGCCGAGTCGCCGGTCAGGGTCTACAGCCGCACGCTCTATGTGGCAATCGAGATGGATGCCGGCGCAAGCCTTGTGATCCCCGCCGAACACGTCCAGCGTGGCATTTATCCGGTCGACGGCAACCTGGAGGTCGATGGCGAGACGCTGCCGGCCGAACATCTGGTGGTGCTGGTACCTGGCGAGCCCGTGACGATCAAGGCGACGATGCCCTCGCGCGTGATGCTGCTTGGCGGCGATCCCACGGACGGACGGCGTTTCATCTACTGGAACTTCGTGGCAAGCAGCAAGGAAGCGATCGAAGAGGCCGCCCAGCGCTGGCAGGACGACCAGTTTCCGCACGTTCCGGGCGAGACGGAGCGCATTCCGCTGCCGCCGCGCCGGCCCTGA
- the ybiB gene encoding DNA-binding protein YbiB → MTSASRAPFPAAKYIKEIGRGVNGARALPREDAQALFDAMLAGRVSDLELGAVLLAYRIKGEAPHELAGMLDAAHDHCAPLAAPADKPVVVIPSYNGARKQPNLVPLLAMLLARDGVPTLVHGIREFPGRVTSMALFEALGVPLCATAQSAETQLGAASNPLAALPIDVLSPALSQLLDKRAIIGLRNSAHTVVKMLQPVGGHSPAEALRLYSYTHPEYRETLTEYFSHEPANVMLARGTEGEVVADARRSSRIDWLHDGHQRTMVDPVGGSVADVPELPQGTDIAETAAWIRKVLDGAEPVPAPVATQVAAIKECLAQATRVTWASPL, encoded by the coding sequence ATGACCTCTGCATCCCGCGCGCCATTCCCGGCGGCCAAGTACATCAAGGAAATCGGACGAGGCGTCAATGGCGCGCGCGCGCTGCCGCGTGAAGACGCCCAGGCGCTGTTCGATGCCATGCTCGCCGGTCGTGTGTCCGATCTCGAACTGGGCGCCGTGTTGCTGGCCTATCGCATCAAGGGCGAAGCACCGCACGAGTTGGCCGGCATGCTGGACGCCGCGCACGATCACTGCGCGCCGCTGGCCGCGCCGGCCGACAAACCCGTGGTGGTGATTCCGAGCTACAACGGCGCACGCAAGCAACCGAACCTGGTGCCGCTGCTGGCGATGCTGCTGGCGCGCGATGGCGTGCCAACGCTGGTCCACGGCATTCGCGAGTTTCCGGGCCGCGTCACCAGCATGGCGCTGTTCGAGGCACTGGGCGTGCCGCTATGCGCCACAGCGCAGTCCGCGGAGACGCAGCTTGGCGCGGCATCGAATCCGCTGGCCGCGCTGCCGATCGACGTGCTGTCGCCCGCGCTGTCGCAACTGCTCGACAAGCGCGCGATCATCGGCCTGCGCAATTCGGCGCATACGGTCGTCAAGATGCTGCAACCGGTGGGCGGACACTCCCCTGCCGAGGCATTGCGGCTCTACAGCTACACCCACCCCGAGTATCGGGAAACGCTGACCGAGTATTTCTCGCACGAACCCGCCAACGTGATGCTGGCCCGGGGTACCGAGGGGGAAGTCGTGGCCGACGCGCGCCGCAGCAGCCGTATCGACTGGCTGCACGACGGCCATCAGCGCACGATGGTCGATCCGGTCGGCGGTTCGGTCGCGGATGTGCCCGAACTGCCGCAGGGCACGGACATCGCCGAGACGGCCGCGTGGATTCGCAAGGTGCTGGACGGCGCGGAACCGGTGCCCGCGCCCGTTGCCACCCAGGTGGCGGCGATCAAGGAGTGCCTGGCGCAGGCCACGCGGGTGACCTGGGCCAGCCCGCTGTAA
- a CDS encoding ABC transporter ATP-binding protein, whose product MEKFVSIENVGQTFKTRKGPFVALRDIDLSIAEGEFVTLIGHSGCGKSTLLNLIAGLTAPTTGALICAGREIAGPGPERAVVFQNHSLLPWMTCFENVHLGVERVFGQSETPAQLKARTHDTLALVGLTHAESKYPHEISGGMKQRVGIARALAMQPKVLLMDEPFGALDALTRAHLQDALLKIVARTRSTVVMVTHDVDEAVLLADRIVMMTNGPAATIGEILRVDIPRPRDRVTLADDKTFHACRTAVLDFLYRKQRNPALEEAA is encoded by the coding sequence ATGGAAAAGTTCGTCAGCATCGAAAACGTCGGGCAGACCTTCAAGACACGCAAGGGGCCGTTCGTGGCGCTGCGCGATATCGACCTGTCGATCGCGGAAGGCGAGTTCGTGACACTGATCGGGCATTCGGGCTGTGGCAAGTCCACGCTGCTGAACCTGATCGCCGGGCTGACCGCGCCGACGACCGGCGCGCTGATCTGCGCGGGACGTGAGATCGCCGGCCCCGGCCCGGAGCGGGCCGTGGTGTTCCAGAACCACTCGCTGCTGCCCTGGATGACGTGCTTCGAGAACGTCCATCTGGGCGTGGAGCGTGTGTTCGGCCAGAGCGAGACGCCGGCGCAACTCAAGGCGCGCACGCACGACACGCTGGCGCTGGTGGGCCTGACCCACGCGGAAAGCAAGTATCCGCACGAGATCTCCGGGGGCATGAAGCAGCGTGTGGGCATCGCCCGGGCGCTGGCGATGCAGCCGAAGGTATTGCTGATGGACGAGCCATTCGGCGCGCTCGACGCGCTGACACGTGCCCACCTGCAGGACGCGTTGCTGAAGATCGTTGCGCGCACCAGGAGCACCGTGGTCATGGTCACGCACGATGTGGACGAGGCCGTGCTGCTGGCGGATCGCATCGTCATGATGACCAACGGGCCCGCGGCGACCATCGGCGAGATCCTGCGCGTCGACATCCCGCGCCCGCGTGACCGCGTGACGCTGGCCGACGACAAGACATTCCACGCGTGCCGCACTGCCGTGCTCGACTTCCTGTATCGCAAGCAGCGCAATCCGGCGCTGGAGGAAGCCGCCTGA